One window of Hydrogenimonas thermophila genomic DNA carries:
- a CDS encoding GNAT family N-acetyltransferase: MNIEYKLNPKLTASEFIDILNRSTLGERRPVDDIECIDGMLKNADITIVAIYNKKIIGVARSVTDYNYCCYLSDLAVDKKYQKHGIGKKLIDMTQKQLNKKCKIILLSAPNATEYYPKIGFTQHASAWTLARDKKLT, from the coding sequence TTGAATATAGAATATAAATTAAATCCAAAACTTACAGCTAGTGAATTTATTGACATACTAAATCGTTCAACTTTAGGTGAAAGAAGACCTGTTGATGACATAGAGTGTATTGATGGTATGTTAAAAAATGCCGATATAACAATAGTAGCAATATATAATAAAAAAATTATCGGAGTTGCAAGATCAGTAACAGATTATAATTACTGTTGTTATTTATCTGATTTAGCAGTAGATAAAAAATATCAAAAACATGGTATTGGTAAAAAACTTATAGATATGACACAGAAACAACTTAATAAAAAATGTAAAATTATTTTATTATCTGCGCCAAATGCAACAGAGTATTACCCAAAAATTGGATTTACACAACATGCATCAGCTTGGACTCTTGCAAGAGATAAAAAACTGACATAA
- a CDS encoding DUF2442 domain-containing protein: protein MVGVSNLTSKKSLKNIMTILSKLGRCILEAEVTNVSTHGLWVLVGDKEFFLPYEQFPWFKDKTINDITKVEIFGEDHLYWENLDMDLSLEIIEHPERFPLQARI from the coding sequence TTGGTTGGAGTCTCAAATTTAACTAGCAAAAAATCATTGAAGAATATTATGACGATTTTATCAAAGCTTGGGAGGTGCATTTTGGAAGCTGAAGTGACTAATGTTTCAACTCATGGGCTATGGGTATTAGTTGGAGATAAAGAGTTTTTTTTGCCCTATGAACAATTTCCTTGGTTTAAAGATAAAACAATCAACGATATAACAAAAGTTGAAATTTTTGGAGAAGATCATCTTTATTGGGAAAATTTAGATATGGATTTAAGTTTAGAGATAATAGAACATCCTGAAAGGTTTCCACTGCAAGCACGCATATAA
- a CDS encoding CopG family transcriptional regulator, with protein MKTVTMRVDDSIYQIIKTAADGERRNISNFIEYATLQYLTSSQYVSDNEMNEILNDKELVKNLEIGLEEAKNGDYVIV; from the coding sequence ATGAAAACTGTAACAATGAGAGTTGATGATTCTATTTATCAAATAATAAAAACAGCTGCTGATGGAGAGAGGAGAAATATTTCCAATTTTATTGAGTATGCAACACTTCAATATTTAACTTCATCTCAATATGTAAGTGATAATGAGATGAATGAAATATTAAATGATAAAGAATTAGTTAAAAATTTGGAAATTGGTTTAGAGGAAGCAAAAAACGGAGATTATGTCATTGTATGA
- a CDS encoding type II toxin-antitoxin system RelE family toxin: MSLYDFKIAETKNFQKIKKQIDKKIYDKIVNIVYPQLKANPYFGTNIKKLKGKFEGYYRYRLGNYRLFYLIKDGKVLIVVTDFRHRQNSYD, encoded by the coding sequence ATGTCATTGTATGATTTTAAAATAGCAGAAACAAAAAATTTTCAAAAGATTAAAAAGCAAATTGACAAAAAAATATATGATAAAATTGTCAATATTGTATATCCTCAATTAAAAGCAAATCCATATTTTGGAACAAATATAAAAAAGCTTAAAGGAAAATTTGAAGGATATTATAGATATAGGCTTGGAAATTATAGGCTTTTTTATCTTATTAAAGATGGAAAAGTATTGATTGTAGTAACAGATTTTAGACATAGACAAAACTCATATGACTAA